One segment of Streptomyces sp. XD-27 DNA contains the following:
- a CDS encoding GntR family transcriptional regulator: MTSPPVVHSLREQIREHIVEGIVSGRWKPGERIVERRIAVELQVSQTPVREALRELEALRLIESAPNKGVRVRNLTAADLEEIYPVRAGLEQIAAELAAERLAADVSALEPEVAALYEADRAGDGEAQVRHTVAFHRELVRAAGNSVLLHTWEGLGIEVFTALSIRWLGTRQQSYAEEHEALVEAFRRRDPRIGELVKAHVLGCAPRA; the protein is encoded by the coding sequence ATGACCAGCCCGCCCGTCGTCCACTCGCTGCGCGAACAGATCCGCGAGCACATCGTGGAGGGGATCGTCAGCGGGCGCTGGAAGCCGGGCGAGCGGATCGTGGAGCGGCGGATCGCGGTGGAGCTCCAGGTCAGCCAGACGCCGGTGCGGGAGGCGCTGCGCGAGCTGGAGGCGCTGCGGCTGATCGAGTCCGCGCCCAACAAGGGCGTCCGGGTACGGAACCTGACCGCCGCCGACCTGGAGGAGATCTATCCGGTGCGCGCGGGCCTGGAGCAGATCGCGGCGGAGCTGGCCGCGGAGCGGCTGGCCGCGGACGTCTCCGCGCTGGAGCCGGAGGTCGCGGCGCTGTACGAGGCGGACCGGGCGGGCGACGGGGAGGCGCAGGTGCGCCATACGGTGGCCTTCCACCGGGAGCTGGTGCGGGCCGCCGGGAACAGCGTGCTGCTGCACACCTGGGAGGGCCTGGGCATCGAGGTGTTCACGGCGCTGTCCATCCGCTGGCTGGGGACCCGCCAGCAGTCGTACGCCGAGGAGCACGAGGCGCTCGTCGAGGCGTTCCGGCGCCGCGACCCGCGGATCGGCGAGCTGGTCAAGGCGCACGTGCTGGGCTGCGCGCCGCGCGCCTGA
- a CDS encoding YafY family protein gives MRAARLIRLVLLLQNRPSMTAAELARELEVSERTVARDVLALSEAGVPVYADRGRAGGYRLIGGYRTRLTGLGRTEAEALFLSGVPSALREMGLADAASAARLKVSAALLPELRDAADGAAQRFHLDAPGWYQEPQTPELLPVVAEAVWDDRLIRARYLRKDARFRSPDDEVARELAPYGLVLKAGVWYLAARVGGPTEPGDLRVYRVDRFAAVSVLEERFIRDPAFALPEFWEERAAAFARSLLRTEVVLRLTPEGARRLPYTTDRTAGQDALAAAGDPDEQGRVTVTLPVETLEVAYAQLLALGPEAEVLAPPELRERFARAAARSAALYGRRAPVSPGYR, from the coding sequence ATGCGCGCTGCCCGGCTGATCAGATTGGTGCTCCTCCTCCAGAACCGGCCGTCGATGACGGCTGCCGAGCTGGCGCGGGAGCTGGAGGTCTCCGAGCGCACGGTCGCGCGGGACGTCCTCGCGCTGTCCGAGGCGGGGGTCCCGGTGTACGCGGACCGCGGCCGGGCCGGGGGGTACCGCCTGATCGGCGGCTACCGCACCCGGCTGACCGGCCTTGGGCGTACGGAGGCCGAGGCGCTGTTCCTGTCCGGGGTGCCGTCGGCGCTGCGGGAGATGGGATTGGCGGACGCGGCCTCGGCGGCGCGGCTGAAGGTCTCGGCGGCACTGCTGCCGGAGCTGCGCGACGCGGCGGACGGCGCGGCGCAGCGCTTCCACCTCGACGCGCCGGGCTGGTACCAGGAACCTCAGACGCCCGAGCTGCTGCCCGTCGTCGCCGAGGCGGTCTGGGACGACCGCCTGATCCGCGCCCGCTATCTCCGCAAGGACGCCCGGTTCCGTTCGCCGGACGACGAGGTGGCGCGGGAGCTGGCGCCGTACGGGCTCGTGCTCAAGGCGGGCGTGTGGTACCTGGCGGCTCGGGTGGGCGGCCCCACCGAGCCGGGTGACCTGCGGGTCTACCGGGTGGACCGCTTCGCGGCCGTCTCCGTGCTGGAGGAGCGGTTCATACGGGACCCCGCGTTCGCGCTGCCGGAGTTCTGGGAGGAGCGGGCGGCGGCGTTCGCCCGCTCGCTGCTGCGCACCGAGGTGGTGCTGCGGCTGACCCCCGAGGGAGCGCGCCGCCTGCCGTACACGACGGACCGGACGGCCGGTCAGGACGCGCTGGCGGCGGCCGGGGACCCCGACGAGCAGGGGCGGGTGACCGTCACCCTGCCCGTCGAGACGCTGGAGGTCGCCTACGCGCAACTGCTGGCGCTCGGCCCGGAGGCGGAGGTCCTGGCCCCGCCGGAGCTGCGCGAGCGCTTCGCACGGGCCGCGGCGAGAAGCGCGGCGCTGTACGGCCGGCGCGCACCGGTGTCGCCCGGCTACCGGTAG
- the lpdA gene encoding dihydrolipoyl dehydrogenase, producing MANDASTVFDLVILGGGSGGYAAALRGAQLGLDVALIEKDKLGGTCLHRGCIPTKALLHAGEIADQAREGAEFGVKTSFEGIDIAGVHKYKDDVVAGLYKGLQGLVASRKVTYVTGEGRLSSPTSVDVNGQRYTGRHVLLATGSVPKSLPGLEIDGNRIISSDHALVLDRVPKSAIVLGGGVIGVEFASAWKSFGVDVTVIEGMKHLVPVEDENSSKLLERAFRKRGIKFNLGTFFEKAEYTADGVKVTLADGKTFEAELLLVAVGRGPVSQGLGYEEAGVAMDRGYVLVDEYMRTNVPTISAVGDLVPTLQLAHVGFAEGILVAERLAGLKTVPIDYDGVPRVTYCHPEVASVGITEAKAKELYGADKVVALKYNLAGNGKSKILKTAGEIKLVQVRDGAVVGVHMVGDRMGEQVGEAQLIYNWEALPAEVAQLVHAHPTQNEALGEAHLALAGKPLHSHD from the coding sequence GTGGCGAACGACGCCAGCACCGTTTTCGACCTAGTGATCCTCGGAGGCGGAAGCGGTGGTTACGCCGCTGCCCTGCGAGGTGCTCAGCTGGGCCTGGACGTCGCACTGATCGAGAAGGACAAGCTGGGCGGCACCTGCCTGCACCGCGGCTGCATCCCCACCAAGGCCCTGCTGCACGCCGGCGAGATCGCCGACCAGGCTCGCGAGGGCGCCGAGTTCGGTGTCAAGACCTCCTTCGAGGGCATCGACATCGCGGGTGTGCACAAGTACAAGGACGACGTGGTCGCCGGGCTCTACAAGGGTCTGCAGGGCTTGGTCGCCTCCCGCAAGGTCACCTACGTGACCGGCGAGGGCCGGCTGTCCTCCCCGACCTCCGTCGACGTGAACGGCCAGCGCTACACCGGCCGCCACGTCCTGCTGGCGACCGGCTCCGTGCCGAAGTCGCTCCCGGGCCTGGAGATCGACGGCAACCGCATCATCTCCTCGGACCACGCGCTGGTCCTGGACCGCGTCCCGAAGTCCGCGATCGTGCTGGGCGGCGGCGTCATCGGCGTCGAGTTCGCCTCCGCGTGGAAGTCCTTCGGCGTGGACGTGACCGTCATCGAGGGCATGAAGCACCTCGTCCCGGTCGAGGACGAGAACAGCTCCAAGCTGCTGGAGCGCGCCTTCCGCAAGCGCGGCATCAAGTTCAACCTCGGCACCTTCTTCGAGAAGGCCGAGTACACGGCCGACGGCGTCAAGGTCACCCTCGCCGACGGCAAGACGTTCGAGGCCGAGCTGCTGCTCGTCGCCGTCGGGCGCGGCCCGGTCTCCCAGGGCCTGGGCTACGAGGAGGCCGGGGTCGCCATGGACCGCGGTTACGTCCTCGTGGACGAGTACATGCGGACCAACGTGCCGACGATCTCGGCGGTCGGCGACCTGGTCCCGACCCTCCAGCTCGCGCACGTCGGCTTCGCGGAGGGCATCCTGGTGGCGGAGCGGCTGGCCGGTCTCAAGACCGTGCCGATCGACTACGACGGCGTGCCGCGCGTGACGTACTGCCACCCGGAGGTCGCCTCCGTCGGCATCACCGAGGCGAAGGCCAAGGAGCTGTACGGCGCCGACAAGGTCGTCGCCCTGAAGTACAACCTGGCGGGCAACGGCAAGAGCAAGATCCTCAAGACCGCGGGCGAGATCAAGCTCGTCCAGGTCCGCGACGGTGCCGTGGTCGGCGTCCACATGGTCGGTGACCGTATGGGCGAGCAGGTCGGTGAGGCCCAGCTGATCTACAACTGGGAGGCGCTGCCGGCGGAGGTCGCCCAGCTCGTCCACGCGCACCCGACGCAGAACGAGGCTCTCGGCGAGGCGCACCTGGCGCTGGCCGGCAAGCCGCTGCACTCCCACGACTAA
- the sucB gene encoding 2-oxoglutarate dehydrogenase, E2 component, dihydrolipoamide succinyltransferase, with amino-acid sequence MAVSVTLPALGESVTEGTVTRWLKAEGERVEADEPLLEVSTDKVDTEIPAPASGILSSIKVAEDETVEVGAELAVIDDGTGAPAEAPAPAAAEAVVEAPAPAAQPEPTPAPAPAPVAEAPAAPAGAAEGTDVVLPALGESVTEGTVTRWLKAVGDSVEADEPLLEVSTDKVDTEIPAPVSGTLLEILVEEDGTAEVGAKLAVIGAAGAAPAAPAAPAAPAPAPAAEAPAPAPAPAAPAPAPAPAAAPAPAPVAPAAPAPAPAPAPVAPAAPAPAAPAAPAPAAAGGEGAYVTPLVRKLAAESGVDLAAVQGTGVGGRIRKQDVIAAAEAAKAAAAAPAPAAAAPAAAKKAPALEVSPLRGQTVKMTRMRKVIGDNMMKALHSQAQLSSVVEVDITKLMKLRAQAKDSFAAREGVKLSPMPFFVKAAAQALKAYPVINARINEDEGTITYFDTENIGIAVDSEKGLMTPVIKGAGDLNIAGIAKKTAELAGKVRGSKITPDELAGATFTISNTGSRGALFDTIIVPPNQVAILGIGATVKRPAVIETAEGTVIGVRDMTYLTLSYDHRLVDGADAARYLTAVKAILEAGEFEVELGL; translated from the coding sequence ATGGCGGTTTCCGTAACCCTGCCGGCGCTCGGCGAGAGCGTGACCGAGGGCACCGTCACCCGCTGGCTCAAGGCCGAGGGTGAGCGCGTCGAGGCCGACGAGCCGCTGCTCGAGGTCTCGACCGACAAGGTCGACACCGAGATCCCGGCCCCCGCGTCCGGCATCCTCTCCTCCATCAAGGTGGCCGAGGACGAGACGGTCGAGGTCGGCGCCGAGCTCGCCGTCATCGACGACGGCACCGGCGCCCCGGCCGAGGCCCCCGCCCCGGCTGCCGCGGAGGCAGTCGTCGAGGCCCCGGCCCCGGCGGCGCAGCCCGAGCCCACCCCCGCCCCCGCCCCGGCGCCCGTCGCCGAGGCCCCCGCCGCCCCGGCCGGTGCGGCCGAGGGCACCGACGTCGTCCTGCCCGCGCTGGGCGAGTCGGTCACCGAGGGCACCGTCACCCGCTGGCTGAAGGCGGTCGGCGACTCGGTCGAGGCCGACGAGCCGCTGCTCGAGGTCTCCACCGACAAGGTCGACACCGAGATCCCGGCCCCGGTCTCCGGCACCCTGCTGGAGATCCTGGTCGAGGAGGACGGCACCGCCGAGGTCGGCGCCAAGCTCGCCGTGATCGGCGCCGCCGGTGCGGCTCCTGCTGCCCCGGCCGCTCCGGCCGCCCCGGCCCCGGCGCCCGCCGCCGAGGCCCCGGCTCCGGCGCCCGCTCCGGCCGCCCCGGCGCCCGCTCCGGCCCCGGCCGCAGCTCCGGCTCCGGCTCCTGTCGCCCCTGCCGCCCCGGCCCCGGCGCCCGCGCCCGCCCCGGTGGCTCCGGCCGCTCCGGCTCCGGCTGCCCCGGCCGCCCCCGCTCCGGCCGCCGCCGGTGGCGAGGGCGCGTACGTCACCCCGCTGGTGCGCAAGCTCGCCGCCGAGTCCGGCGTCGACCTGGCCGCCGTCCAGGGCACCGGCGTCGGCGGCCGTATCCGCAAGCAGGACGTCATCGCCGCCGCCGAGGCCGCCAAGGCCGCCGCCGCTGCGCCGGCTCCGGCCGCCGCCGCTCCGGCAGCCGCCAAGAAGGCCCCAGCCCTCGAGGTGTCCCCGCTGCGCGGCCAGACGGTCAAGATGACCCGCATGCGCAAGGTCATCGGCGACAACATGATGAAGGCGCTGCACAGCCAGGCGCAGCTGTCCTCGGTCGTCGAGGTCGACATCACCAAGCTGATGAAGCTGCGCGCCCAGGCGAAGGACTCCTTCGCCGCCCGCGAGGGCGTCAAGCTCTCCCCGATGCCGTTCTTCGTGAAGGCGGCGGCCCAGGCGCTGAAGGCCTACCCGGTCATCAACGCCCGGATCAACGAGGACGAGGGCACGATCACCTACTTCGACACCGAGAACATCGGTATCGCGGTGGACTCCGAGAAGGGTCTGATGACCCCGGTCATCAAGGGTGCGGGCGACCTGAACATCGCCGGCATCGCCAAGAAGACCGCGGAGCTGGCGGGCAAGGTCCGCGGCAGCAAGATCACCCCGGACGAGCTGGCCGGTGCGACCTTCACCATCAGCAACACCGGCTCGCGCGGTGCGCTGTTCGACACGATCATCGTGCCGCCGAACCAGGTCGCGATCCTGGGCATCGGCGCCACGGTCAAGCGTCCGGCCGTCATCGAGACCGCCGAGGGCACCGTCATCGGCGTCCGCGACATGACGTACCTGACGCTCTCCTACGACCACCGTCTGGTGGACGGCGCCGACGCCGCCCGCTACCTGACGGCCGTCAAGGCGATCCTGGAGGCCGGCGAGTTCGAGGTCGAGCTCGGGCTCTGA
- a CDS encoding SDR family oxidoreductase, whose translation MSTQGVLADKIALVAGATRGASRAMAVALGAEGATVYVTGRTTRDRVSEVGRPTETIEETAELVTAAGGAGIAVPTDHLEREQVRALVERIDREQGRLDVLVNGMWGGDYLWIEAGGFHTKKMWEIDLDAGLRMLRLGVESHIITSHHALPLLTRRPGGLVVEVTDGTAEYNAKYRGQFHFDLAKYAPIRMAFDLGEELRELGCTAVCITPGYLRSEAMLDTHMKVTEENWRDAVEQDPHFCISESPVYVGRAVAALAADPDVARWNGQSLSSGQLARVYGFTDVDGTRPDAWGYIMAEEAGKEPKEADYR comes from the coding sequence ATGAGCACACAGGGCGTACTGGCGGACAAGATCGCGCTGGTCGCGGGGGCGACGCGGGGCGCGAGCCGGGCGATGGCCGTGGCCCTCGGAGCCGAGGGCGCCACCGTCTACGTCACCGGGCGCACCACCCGCGACCGGGTCAGCGAGGTCGGACGGCCGACCGAGACCATCGAGGAGACGGCGGAACTGGTGACCGCGGCGGGCGGCGCGGGGATCGCCGTGCCCACCGACCACCTGGAGCGCGAGCAGGTCCGGGCGCTGGTCGAGCGCATCGACCGCGAGCAGGGCCGGCTGGACGTGCTGGTCAACGGGATGTGGGGCGGCGACTATCTGTGGATCGAAGCCGGCGGCTTCCACACGAAGAAGATGTGGGAGATCGACCTGGACGCGGGGCTGCGGATGCTGCGGCTGGGTGTCGAGAGCCACATCATCACCAGCCACCACGCGCTGCCGCTGCTGACCCGGCGGCCGGGCGGGCTGGTGGTGGAGGTCACCGACGGCACGGCCGAGTACAACGCGAAGTACCGCGGGCAGTTCCACTTCGACCTGGCCAAGTACGCGCCGATCCGGATGGCCTTCGACCTCGGAGAGGAGCTCAGGGAACTGGGCTGCACGGCGGTCTGCATCACGCCGGGGTACCTGCGGTCGGAGGCGATGCTCGACACGCACATGAAGGTGACGGAGGAGAACTGGCGCGATGCGGTCGAGCAGGACCCGCACTTCTGCATCTCCGAGTCGCCCGTGTACGTCGGCCGGGCCGTGGCGGCCCTGGCCGCCGACCCGGACGTGGCGCGCTGGAACGGGCAGTCGCTGTCCAGCGGGCAGCTGGCCCGGGTCTACGGCTTCACGGACGTGGACGGGACCCGGCCTGACGCGTGGGGCTACATCATGGCCGAGGAGGCGGGGAAGGAGCCGAAGGAGGCGGACTACCGGTAG
- a CDS encoding DUF4240 domain-containing protein: MDETEFWELVDSTREAAAGDPEDQSDLLVERLVRMDPDAVLDFARHFEARFNRAYRWDLWGAASVLLYGASDDAFDNFRYWLIGQGREVFEGALHEPDDLADLLEDFDEERDGDCEDLGFAADEAYERLTGLPLPDLGLPPRADEPAGTPLDFENEDVLADRFPRLWEQFRS; encoded by the coding sequence ATGGACGAAACGGAGTTCTGGGAGCTGGTGGACAGCACCCGCGAGGCCGCCGCGGGAGACCCCGAGGACCAGTCCGACCTGCTGGTCGAGCGACTGGTGCGGATGGACCCGGACGCCGTGCTGGACTTCGCCCGGCACTTCGAGGCGCGGTTCAACCGCGCCTACCGCTGGGATCTGTGGGGCGCCGCCTCGGTGCTGCTGTACGGGGCGAGCGACGACGCGTTCGACAACTTCCGGTACTGGCTGATCGGACAGGGGCGGGAGGTCTTCGAGGGCGCCCTGCACGAGCCGGACGACCTGGCGGATCTGCTGGAGGACTTCGACGAGGAGCGCGACGGGGACTGCGAGGACCTCGGCTTCGCGGCCGACGAGGCGTACGAGCGGCTGACCGGCCTCCCGCTGCCCGACCTGGGGCTGCCGCCCCGAGCGGACGAGCCGGCGGGCACGCCGCTGGACTTCGAGAACGAGGACGTCCTGGCGGACCGCTTCCCCAGGCTCTGGGAGCAGTTCAGGTCGTGA
- a CDS encoding leucyl aminopeptidase translates to MTALTLSTSSAATLRADAVVVGVAKGPKGPVVAPGAETVDAAYDGKLASIVETLGASGAEGEVTKLPAPAGFKAPVVLAVGLGEAPVKDGDGRFDAEALRRAAGAAARALSGAKKGAFALPVQDAEDAAAIAEGALLGAYTFTAHRSENGTKKGNGNGAPLAEVAVLGAKPRDKAFKAAAERAATLASEVNRARDLINTAPNVLDPKAFAAAVQDAGKEHGLKVEVLDEKALKKGGFGGILGVGQGSDAPPRLVKVAYTHPKADATLALVGKGITYDSGGISLKPAGHNETMKCDMSGAAAVFAAVVAAARLGLKVNVTGWLALAENMPSGSATRPGDVLTMYSGKTVEVLNTDAEGRLVLADALTRASQEKPDAIVDVATLTGAMVAALGNRTFGIMANDDAYRTAIHEIAEEAGEPSWPMPLPTHLRKSMDSPVADLANIGERMGGGLVAGLFLKEFVGEGITWAHLDIAGPAFNESGPFGYTPKGGTGSAVRTLVRLAERTAAGDLG, encoded by the coding sequence GTGACTGCACTGACTCTCAGCACCTCTTCCGCGGCGACGCTGCGCGCGGACGCCGTCGTCGTCGGTGTGGCGAAGGGGCCGAAGGGCCCCGTCGTCGCACCCGGCGCCGAGACCGTGGACGCCGCGTACGACGGGAAGCTCGCGAGCATCGTCGAGACGCTCGGGGCGAGCGGCGCCGAGGGCGAGGTGACCAAGCTCCCGGCCCCGGCCGGGTTCAAGGCGCCGGTCGTGCTGGCGGTCGGTCTCGGCGAGGCCCCCGTCAAGGACGGGGACGGCCGGTTCGACGCCGAGGCACTCCGCCGCGCGGCGGGAGCCGCCGCCCGCGCGCTGTCCGGTGCCAAGAAGGGCGCGTTCGCGCTGCCCGTCCAGGACGCCGAGGACGCGGCCGCGATCGCCGAGGGCGCGCTGCTCGGCGCGTACACCTTCACCGCGCACCGCAGCGAGAACGGCACCAAGAAGGGCAACGGCAACGGCGCCCCGCTGGCCGAGGTCGCCGTCCTGGGCGCCAAGCCGCGGGACAAGGCGTTCAAGGCCGCGGCCGAGCGCGCCGCCACGCTGGCCTCCGAGGTCAACCGGGCCCGCGACCTGATCAACACCGCGCCCAACGTGCTGGACCCGAAGGCGTTCGCCGCTGCCGTCCAGGACGCGGGCAAGGAGCACGGCCTCAAGGTCGAGGTGCTGGACGAGAAGGCCCTGAAGAAGGGCGGCTTCGGCGGCATCCTCGGCGTCGGCCAGGGCTCGGACGCCCCGCCGCGCCTGGTGAAGGTCGCCTACACGCACCCCAAGGCGGACGCGACCCTGGCCCTGGTCGGCAAGGGCATCACGTACGACTCGGGCGGCATCTCCCTGAAGCCGGCCGGGCACAACGAGACGATGAAGTGCGACATGAGCGGTGCCGCCGCCGTGTTCGCCGCCGTCGTCGCCGCCGCCAGGCTGGGCCTGAAGGTCAACGTGACCGGCTGGCTGGCGCTCGCCGAGAACATGCCGTCCGGCTCCGCCACCCGTCCGGGCGACGTCCTGACGATGTACAGCGGCAAGACGGTCGAGGTGCTGAACACCGACGCCGAGGGCCGGCTGGTGCTCGCCGACGCGCTGACCCGCGCCTCTCAGGAGAAGCCGGACGCCATCGTCGACGTGGCCACCCTGACCGGTGCGATGGTCGCGGCGCTGGGCAACCGCACCTTCGGGATCATGGCCAACGACGACGCGTACCGCACCGCGATCCACGAGATCGCGGAGGAGGCAGGCGAGCCGTCCTGGCCGATGCCGCTCCCGACGCACCTGCGCAAGAGCATGGACTCCCCGGTCGCCGACCTCGCCAACATCGGTGAGCGGATGGGCGGCGGCCTGGTCGCCGGCCTGTTCCTGAAGGAGTTCGTCGGGGAGGGCATCACCTGGGCCCACCTGGACATCGCGGGCCCGGCCTTCAACGAGTCCGGCCCGTTCGGCTACACGCCCAAGGGCGGCACCGGCTCCGCCGTCCGCACGCTGGTCCGGCTCGCCGAGCGCACAGCCGCCGGCGACCTGGGCTGA
- the aceE gene encoding pyruvate dehydrogenase (acetyl-transferring), homodimeric type, whose amino-acid sequence MTDLVPPQPSELDQLPDRDPEETAEWAASLDAVAKAAGPHRAAYLMRRTLEHGRSAGLALPGLVETDYVNTIPTAAEPAFAGDEDMERRITAWNRWNAAAMVTRGSRFGVGGHIATFASAAWLYETGFNHFFRGKEADGSGDQLYIQGHASPGIYARAFLDGRLTEEHLDNFRQEAGGAGLPSYPHPRRLPWLWEFPTVSMGLGPLSAIYQARFNRYLTNRGIKDTSASHVWAFLGDGEMDEPESTAALALAARERLDNLTFVINCNLQRLDGPVRANFKIVQELEAQFRGAGWNVVKSLWGSAWDELFRLDTTGALVRRLREVPDAQFQTYATRDVAYIREHFFGANPALVQLAGVLSDAKIAECFHTSRGGHEARKVYAAYKAAVEFKGAPTVILAQTVKGYTLGPGFESKNANHQMKKLSGKEFRAMRDLLDLPIPDARLDEDLVPYGHPGPDSPEVRYLQERRAALGGPAPARRVHPVAPLPQPEDRAFAPLLKGSGKQEMATTMAFVRLVKDLMRDKQSGRRWVPIVPDEARTFGMESLFPSAGIYSPLGQTYEPVDRDQLMYYKEAADGQILNEGITEAGAMADFIAAATSYATHGETMIPFYIFYSMFGWQRTGDQMWQLADQLGKGFIVGATAGRTTLTGEGLQHADGHSHLIASTNPASLNYDPAFAYEIAVIVKDGLRRMYGETAPGEDSDVFYYLTVYNEPKHQPAMPEGVEEGIVRGLYRFTATDDSQLQILASGTAIHWALDARRLLAEDWGVTADIWSATSWSELRRDALTCDAARLQGEDRIPYVTRALAGAPGPVLAVSDWMRAVPDQIAPWVEQDWTSLGTDGFGLSDTRDAARRHFGVDAESITVAALAALAKRGEVEPAMVAKARERYGL is encoded by the coding sequence ATGACCGACCTCGTACCCCCTCAGCCGAGCGAGCTCGACCAGCTCCCGGACCGGGACCCCGAGGAGACCGCCGAGTGGGCGGCCTCCCTGGACGCCGTCGCCAAGGCCGCGGGCCCGCACCGGGCCGCGTACCTGATGCGCCGCACGCTGGAGCACGGCCGGAGCGCGGGTCTGGCCCTGCCGGGGCTGGTGGAGACCGACTACGTCAACACCATCCCGACCGCCGCCGAGCCCGCGTTCGCCGGCGACGAGGACATGGAACGGCGGATCACCGCCTGGAACCGCTGGAACGCCGCCGCGATGGTCACCCGCGGCTCCCGCTTCGGCGTCGGCGGCCACATCGCCACCTTCGCCTCCGCCGCCTGGCTGTACGAGACGGGCTTCAACCACTTCTTCCGCGGCAAGGAGGCCGACGGGTCCGGCGACCAGCTCTACATCCAGGGCCACGCCTCCCCCGGCATCTACGCCCGCGCGTTCCTCGACGGGCGGCTGACCGAGGAACACCTGGACAACTTCCGCCAGGAGGCGGGCGGAGCGGGCCTGCCGTCCTACCCGCACCCGCGCCGGCTGCCGTGGCTGTGGGAGTTCCCGACGGTCTCCATGGGACTCGGCCCGCTCTCCGCCATCTACCAGGCGCGCTTCAACCGCTATCTGACCAACCGCGGCATCAAGGACACCTCGGCCTCCCACGTCTGGGCGTTCCTGGGCGACGGCGAGATGGACGAGCCGGAGTCGACCGCCGCCCTCGCCCTCGCGGCGCGGGAGCGGCTCGACAACCTCACCTTCGTCATCAACTGCAACCTCCAGCGCCTGGACGGCCCGGTCCGCGCCAACTTCAAGATCGTGCAGGAGCTGGAGGCCCAGTTCCGCGGCGCCGGCTGGAACGTGGTCAAGTCGCTGTGGGGCTCCGCCTGGGACGAGCTGTTCCGGCTGGACACCACCGGCGCGCTGGTCCGCCGCCTCCGCGAGGTGCCGGACGCCCAGTTCCAGACGTACGCCACCCGCGACGTCGCGTACATCCGCGAGCACTTCTTCGGCGCGAACCCGGCGCTGGTCCAGCTCGCCGGGGTGCTGTCGGACGCCAAGATCGCCGAGTGCTTCCACACCTCGCGCGGCGGCCACGAGGCCCGCAAGGTCTACGCGGCGTACAAGGCGGCTGTGGAGTTCAAGGGCGCGCCGACCGTGATCCTGGCGCAGACGGTGAAGGGCTACACGCTCGGCCCCGGCTTCGAGTCCAAGAACGCCAACCACCAGATGAAGAAGCTGTCGGGCAAGGAGTTCCGCGCCATGCGCGACCTGCTCGACCTGCCGATCCCGGACGCCAGGCTCGACGAGGACCTGGTGCCCTACGGCCACCCCGGCCCCGACTCCCCCGAGGTCCGCTACCTCCAGGAGCGCCGCGCTGCCCTCGGCGGCCCCGCGCCCGCCCGCCGGGTGCACCCCGTCGCGCCGCTGCCGCAGCCCGAGGACCGCGCCTTCGCGCCGCTGCTCAAGGGCTCCGGCAAGCAGGAGATGGCCACCACGATGGCCTTCGTCCGCCTCGTCAAGGACCTGATGCGGGACAAGCAGTCGGGCAGGCGCTGGGTGCCGATCGTCCCGGACGAGGCCCGTACGTTCGGCATGGAGTCGCTCTTCCCGTCCGCCGGCATCTACTCGCCGCTCGGCCAGACGTACGAGCCGGTCGACCGCGACCAGCTGATGTACTACAAGGAGGCCGCGGACGGCCAGATCCTCAACGAGGGGATCACCGAGGCCGGCGCCATGGCCGACTTCATCGCCGCCGCCACGTCGTACGCGACGCACGGCGAGACGATGATCCCCTTCTACATCTTCTACTCGATGTTCGGCTGGCAGCGCACCGGCGACCAGATGTGGCAGCTCGCCGACCAGCTCGGCAAGGGCTTCATCGTCGGCGCCACGGCGGGCCGCACCACCCTGACCGGCGAGGGCCTCCAGCACGCCGACGGCCACTCGCACCTCATCGCGTCGACGAACCCGGCGTCGCTGAACTACGACCCGGCCTTCGCCTACGAGATCGCGGTGATCGTCAAGGACGGCCTGCGCCGCATGTACGGCGAGACCGCGCCCGGCGAGGACTCGGACGTCTTCTACTACCTGACGGTCTACAACGAGCCCAAGCACCAGCCCGCGATGCCCGAGGGCGTCGAGGAGGGCATCGTGCGCGGCCTGTACCGGTTCACCGCGACCGACGACTCCCAGCTCCAGATCCTGGCCAGCGGCACGGCGATCCACTGGGCGCTGGACGCCCGGCGCCTGCTTGCCGAGGACTGGGGCGTGACGGCCGACATCTGGTCGGCCACCTCCTGGAGCGAGCTCCGCCGCGACGCCCTGACCTGTGACGCGGCGCGGCTCCAGGGCGAGGACCGGATCCCGTACGTCACCCGAGCCCTGGCAGGCGCACCGGGCCCGGTCCTCGCCGTCAGCGACTGGATGCGGGCGGTCCCCGACCAGATCGCGCCGTGGGTGGAGCAGGACTGGACCTCGCTGGGCACGGACGGGTTCGGGCTCTCCGACACCCGGGACGCCGCGCGCCGCCACTTCGGGGTGGACGCGGAGTCGATCACGGTCGCCGCGCTGGCGGCGCTGGCCAAGCGGGGCGAGGTCGAGCCCGCCATGGTGGCGAAGGCCCGGGAGCGCTACGGCCTCTGA